Proteins found in one Physeter macrocephalus isolate SW-GA chromosome 17, ASM283717v5, whole genome shotgun sequence genomic segment:
- the MEIS3 gene encoding homeobox protein Meis3 isoform X3, translated as MARRYDELPHYPGIVDSTAALAGFSEAVPSAPRAPGPYGPHRPPQPPPLGLDSDGLRREKDEIYGHPLFPLLALVFEKCELATCSPRDGAGTGLGTPPGSDVCSSDSFNEDIAAFAKQVRSERPLFSSNPELDNLMIQAIQVLRFHLLELEKGKMPIDLVIEDRDGGCKEDLDGYPASCPSLPDQNTVWIRDQEDSGSVHLGTPGPSSGGLASQSGDNSSDQGDGLDTNVASPSSGGEDEELDQERRKNKKRGIFPKVATNIMRAWLFQHLSHPYPSEEQKKQLSQDTGLTILQVNNWFINARRRIVQPMIDQSNRTDPNLWTVTARLIPASGRRLALWLQDPTSYGPPNSMPTSLGPCRDMRGLSARSRVSQGQRQGLQALCPTSALTSAWNPS; from the exons ATGGCCCGGAGG taCGATGAGCTGCCCCACTACCCCGGCATCGTGGACAGCACTGCAGCCCTGGCTGGCTTCTCGGAGGCAGTGCCCTCGGCACCGAGAGCCCCCGGGCCCTACGGCCCCCACCggcctccccagcccccgcccctggGCTTGGATAGTGATGGCctgaggagggagaaggatgAGATCTACGG ACACCCGCTCTTCCCTCTGCTGGCCCTGGTCTTTGAGAAATGTGAATTGGCCACGTGTTCTCCCCGTGATGGGGCTGGGACTGGGCTGGGCACACCCCCAGGCAGTGACGTATGCTCCTCCGATTCCTTCAATGAGGACATTGCAGCCTTTGCCAAGCAG gTCCGCTCCGAGAGGCCTCTCTTCTCCTCCAACCCGGAGCTGGACAATCTG ATGATACAGGCCATTCAAGTGCTCCGCTTCCACCTGCTGGAGCTGGAGAAG GGAAAGATGCCCATCGACCTGGTCATCGAGGATAGGGACGGCGGCTGCAAGGAGGATCTCGATGGCTACCCGGCCTCCTGCCCGAGCCTCCCAGATCAG AATACAGTATGGATTAGAGACCAGGAAGACAGCGGGTCTGTACATTTGGGGACCCCGGGTCCATCCAGCGGGGGCCTGGCCTCCCAGAGTGGTGACAACTCCAGTGACCAGG GAGATGGACTAGACACAAATGTGGCCTCTCCCAGTTCTGGGGGAGAGGACGAGGAGCTGGACCAGGAACGGCGGAAAAACAAGAAGAGAGGGATCTTCCCCAAGGTGGCCACCAACATCATGAGAGCCTGGCTGTTCCAGCACCTCTCG CACCCGTACCCCTCAGAGGAACAGAAGAAACAGCTGTCGCAGGACACGGGGCTCACCATCCTACAAGTCAACAACTG GTTCATTAATGCCCGGAGACGCATCGTGCAACCAATGATCGATCAATCCAACCGCACAG ACCCCAACCTCTGGACTGTGACAGCCAGGCTCATACCCGCTTCTGGTCGACGCCTGGCCCTCTGGCTTCAGGACCCCACCTCCTATGGCCCCCCCAACTCAATGCCTACCTCCCTGGGGCCCTGCCGGGACATGAGGGGCCTGAGCGCCCGCTCGAGGGTCTCTCAAGGACAAAGACAAGGCCTCCAGGCCCTGTGCCCCACTTCTGCCCTCACCTCTGCCTGGAACCCGAGCTGA
- the MEIS3 gene encoding homeobox protein Meis3 isoform X8, translating to MARRYDELPHYPGIVDSTAALAGFSEAVPSAPRAPGPYGPHRPPQPPPLGLDSDGLRREKDEIYGHPLFPLLALVFEKCELATCSPRDGAGTGLGTPPGSDVCSSDSFNEDIAAFAKQVRSERPLFSSNPELDNLMIQAIQVLRFHLLELEKNTVWIRDQEDSGSVHLGTPGPSSGGLASQSGDNSSDQGDGLDTNVASPSSGGEDEELDQERRKNKKRGIFPKVATNIMRAWLFQHLSHPYPSEEQKKQLSQDTGLTILQVNNWFINARRRIVQPMIDQSNRTDPNLWTVTARLIPASGRRLALWLQDPTSYGPPNSMPTSLGPCRDMRGLSARSRVSQGQRQGLQALCPTSALTSAWNPS from the exons ATGGCCCGGAGG taCGATGAGCTGCCCCACTACCCCGGCATCGTGGACAGCACTGCAGCCCTGGCTGGCTTCTCGGAGGCAGTGCCCTCGGCACCGAGAGCCCCCGGGCCCTACGGCCCCCACCggcctccccagcccccgcccctggGCTTGGATAGTGATGGCctgaggagggagaaggatgAGATCTACGG ACACCCGCTCTTCCCTCTGCTGGCCCTGGTCTTTGAGAAATGTGAATTGGCCACGTGTTCTCCCCGTGATGGGGCTGGGACTGGGCTGGGCACACCCCCAGGCAGTGACGTATGCTCCTCCGATTCCTTCAATGAGGACATTGCAGCCTTTGCCAAGCAG gTCCGCTCCGAGAGGCCTCTCTTCTCCTCCAACCCGGAGCTGGACAATCTG ATGATACAGGCCATTCAAGTGCTCCGCTTCCACCTGCTGGAGCTGGAGAAG AATACAGTATGGATTAGAGACCAGGAAGACAGCGGGTCTGTACATTTGGGGACCCCGGGTCCATCCAGCGGGGGCCTGGCCTCCCAGAGTGGTGACAACTCCAGTGACCAGG GAGATGGACTAGACACAAATGTGGCCTCTCCCAGTTCTGGGGGAGAGGACGAGGAGCTGGACCAGGAACGGCGGAAAAACAAGAAGAGAGGGATCTTCCCCAAGGTGGCCACCAACATCATGAGAGCCTGGCTGTTCCAGCACCTCTCG CACCCGTACCCCTCAGAGGAACAGAAGAAACAGCTGTCGCAGGACACGGGGCTCACCATCCTACAAGTCAACAACTG GTTCATTAATGCCCGGAGACGCATCGTGCAACCAATGATCGATCAATCCAACCGCACAG ACCCCAACCTCTGGACTGTGACAGCCAGGCTCATACCCGCTTCTGGTCGACGCCTGGCCCTCTGGCTTCAGGACCCCACCTCCTATGGCCCCCCCAACTCAATGCCTACCTCCCTGGGGCCCTGCCGGGACATGAGGGGCCTGAGCGCCCGCTCGAGGGTCTCTCAAGGACAAAGACAAGGCCTCCAGGCCCTGTGCCCCACTTCTGCCCTCACCTCTGCCTGGAACCCGAGCTGA
- the MEIS3 gene encoding homeobox protein Meis3 isoform X2 has product MARRYDELPHYPGIVDSTAALAGFSEAVPSAPRAPGPYGPHRPPQPPPLGLDSDGLRREKDEIYGHPLFPLLALVFEKCELATCSPRDGAGTGLGTPPGSDVCSSDSFNEDIAAFAKQVRSERPLFSSNPELDNLMIQAIQVLRFHLLELEKVHDLCDNFCHRYITCLKGKMPIDLVIEDRDGGCKEDLDGYPASCPSLPDQNTVWIRDQEDSGSVHLGTPGPSSGGLASQSGDNSSDQGDGLDTNVASPSSGGEDEELDQERRKNKKRGIFPKVATNIMRAWLFQHLSHPYPSEEQKKQLSQDTGLTILQVNNWFINARRRIVQPMIDQSNRTDPNLWTVTARLIPASGRRLALWLQDPTSYGPPNSMPTSLGPCRDMRGLSARSRVSQGQRQGLQALCPTSALTSAWNPS; this is encoded by the exons ATGGCCCGGAGG taCGATGAGCTGCCCCACTACCCCGGCATCGTGGACAGCACTGCAGCCCTGGCTGGCTTCTCGGAGGCAGTGCCCTCGGCACCGAGAGCCCCCGGGCCCTACGGCCCCCACCggcctccccagcccccgcccctggGCTTGGATAGTGATGGCctgaggagggagaaggatgAGATCTACGG ACACCCGCTCTTCCCTCTGCTGGCCCTGGTCTTTGAGAAATGTGAATTGGCCACGTGTTCTCCCCGTGATGGGGCTGGGACTGGGCTGGGCACACCCCCAGGCAGTGACGTATGCTCCTCCGATTCCTTCAATGAGGACATTGCAGCCTTTGCCAAGCAG gTCCGCTCCGAGAGGCCTCTCTTCTCCTCCAACCCGGAGCTGGACAATCTG ATGATACAGGCCATTCAAGTGCTCCGCTTCCACCTGCTGGAGCTGGAGAAG GTCCACGACCTGTGCGACAACTTCTGTCACCGCTACATCACCTGCCTCAAGGGAAAGATGCCCATCGACCTGGTCATCGAGGATAGGGACGGCGGCTGCAAGGAGGATCTCGATGGCTACCCGGCCTCCTGCCCGAGCCTCCCAGATCAG AATACAGTATGGATTAGAGACCAGGAAGACAGCGGGTCTGTACATTTGGGGACCCCGGGTCCATCCAGCGGGGGCCTGGCCTCCCAGAGTGGTGACAACTCCAGTGACCAGG GAGATGGACTAGACACAAATGTGGCCTCTCCCAGTTCTGGGGGAGAGGACGAGGAGCTGGACCAGGAACGGCGGAAAAACAAGAAGAGAGGGATCTTCCCCAAGGTGGCCACCAACATCATGAGAGCCTGGCTGTTCCAGCACCTCTCG CACCCGTACCCCTCAGAGGAACAGAAGAAACAGCTGTCGCAGGACACGGGGCTCACCATCCTACAAGTCAACAACTG GTTCATTAATGCCCGGAGACGCATCGTGCAACCAATGATCGATCAATCCAACCGCACAG ACCCCAACCTCTGGACTGTGACAGCCAGGCTCATACCCGCTTCTGGTCGACGCCTGGCCCTCTGGCTTCAGGACCCCACCTCCTATGGCCCCCCCAACTCAATGCCTACCTCCCTGGGGCCCTGCCGGGACATGAGGGGCCTGAGCGCCCGCTCGAGGGTCTCTCAAGGACAAAGACAAGGCCTCCAGGCCCTGTGCCCCACTTCTGCCCTCACCTCTGCCTGGAACCCGAGCTGA
- the MEIS3 gene encoding homeobox protein Meis3 isoform X1, with the protein MGHRGPKGARLGHLGTVGQYDELPHYPGIVDSTAALAGFSEAVPSAPRAPGPYGPHRPPQPPPLGLDSDGLRREKDEIYGHPLFPLLALVFEKCELATCSPRDGAGTGLGTPPGSDVCSSDSFNEDIAAFAKQVRSERPLFSSNPELDNLMIQAIQVLRFHLLELEKVHDLCDNFCHRYITCLKGKMPIDLVIEDRDGGCKEDLDGYPASCPSLPDQNTVWIRDQEDSGSVHLGTPGPSSGGLASQSGDNSSDQGDGLDTNVASPSSGGEDEELDQERRKNKKRGIFPKVATNIMRAWLFQHLSHPYPSEEQKKQLSQDTGLTILQVNNWFINARRRIVQPMIDQSNRTDPNLWTVTARLIPASGRRLALWLQDPTSYGPPNSMPTSLGPCRDMRGLSARSRVSQGQRQGLQALCPTSALTSAWNPS; encoded by the exons ATGGGACATCGGGGGCCTAAGGGAGCAAGGCTGGGACACTTGGGGACAGTGGGGCAG taCGATGAGCTGCCCCACTACCCCGGCATCGTGGACAGCACTGCAGCCCTGGCTGGCTTCTCGGAGGCAGTGCCCTCGGCACCGAGAGCCCCCGGGCCCTACGGCCCCCACCggcctccccagcccccgcccctggGCTTGGATAGTGATGGCctgaggagggagaaggatgAGATCTACGG ACACCCGCTCTTCCCTCTGCTGGCCCTGGTCTTTGAGAAATGTGAATTGGCCACGTGTTCTCCCCGTGATGGGGCTGGGACTGGGCTGGGCACACCCCCAGGCAGTGACGTATGCTCCTCCGATTCCTTCAATGAGGACATTGCAGCCTTTGCCAAGCAG gTCCGCTCCGAGAGGCCTCTCTTCTCCTCCAACCCGGAGCTGGACAATCTG ATGATACAGGCCATTCAAGTGCTCCGCTTCCACCTGCTGGAGCTGGAGAAG GTCCACGACCTGTGCGACAACTTCTGTCACCGCTACATCACCTGCCTCAAGGGAAAGATGCCCATCGACCTGGTCATCGAGGATAGGGACGGCGGCTGCAAGGAGGATCTCGATGGCTACCCGGCCTCCTGCCCGAGCCTCCCAGATCAG AATACAGTATGGATTAGAGACCAGGAAGACAGCGGGTCTGTACATTTGGGGACCCCGGGTCCATCCAGCGGGGGCCTGGCCTCCCAGAGTGGTGACAACTCCAGTGACCAGG GAGATGGACTAGACACAAATGTGGCCTCTCCCAGTTCTGGGGGAGAGGACGAGGAGCTGGACCAGGAACGGCGGAAAAACAAGAAGAGAGGGATCTTCCCCAAGGTGGCCACCAACATCATGAGAGCCTGGCTGTTCCAGCACCTCTCG CACCCGTACCCCTCAGAGGAACAGAAGAAACAGCTGTCGCAGGACACGGGGCTCACCATCCTACAAGTCAACAACTG GTTCATTAATGCCCGGAGACGCATCGTGCAACCAATGATCGATCAATCCAACCGCACAG ACCCCAACCTCTGGACTGTGACAGCCAGGCTCATACCCGCTTCTGGTCGACGCCTGGCCCTCTGGCTTCAGGACCCCACCTCCTATGGCCCCCCCAACTCAATGCCTACCTCCCTGGGGCCCTGCCGGGACATGAGGGGCCTGAGCGCCCGCTCGAGGGTCTCTCAAGGACAAAGACAAGGCCTCCAGGCCCTGTGCCCCACTTCTGCCCTCACCTCTGCCTGGAACCCGAGCTGA
- the MEIS3 gene encoding homeobox protein Meis3 isoform X11, with protein sequence MGHRGPKGARLGHLGTVGQYDELPHYPGIVDSTAALAGFSEAVPSAPRAPGPYGPHRPPQPPPLGLDSDGLRREKDEIYGHPLFPLLALVFEKCELATCSPRDGAGTGLGTPPGSDVCSSDSFNEDIAAFAKQVRSERPLFSSNPELDNLMIQAIQVLRFHLLELEKVHDLCDNFCHRYITCLKGKMPIDLVIEDRDGGCKEDLDGYPASCPSLPDQNTVWIRDQEDSGSVHLGTPGPSSGGLASQSGDNSSDQGDGLDTNVASPSSGGEDEELDQERRKNKKRGIFPKVATNIMRAWLFQHLSHPYPSEEQKKQLSQDTGLTILQVNN encoded by the exons ATGGGACATCGGGGGCCTAAGGGAGCAAGGCTGGGACACTTGGGGACAGTGGGGCAG taCGATGAGCTGCCCCACTACCCCGGCATCGTGGACAGCACTGCAGCCCTGGCTGGCTTCTCGGAGGCAGTGCCCTCGGCACCGAGAGCCCCCGGGCCCTACGGCCCCCACCggcctccccagcccccgcccctggGCTTGGATAGTGATGGCctgaggagggagaaggatgAGATCTACGG ACACCCGCTCTTCCCTCTGCTGGCCCTGGTCTTTGAGAAATGTGAATTGGCCACGTGTTCTCCCCGTGATGGGGCTGGGACTGGGCTGGGCACACCCCCAGGCAGTGACGTATGCTCCTCCGATTCCTTCAATGAGGACATTGCAGCCTTTGCCAAGCAG gTCCGCTCCGAGAGGCCTCTCTTCTCCTCCAACCCGGAGCTGGACAATCTG ATGATACAGGCCATTCAAGTGCTCCGCTTCCACCTGCTGGAGCTGGAGAAG GTCCACGACCTGTGCGACAACTTCTGTCACCGCTACATCACCTGCCTCAAGGGAAAGATGCCCATCGACCTGGTCATCGAGGATAGGGACGGCGGCTGCAAGGAGGATCTCGATGGCTACCCGGCCTCCTGCCCGAGCCTCCCAGATCAG AATACAGTATGGATTAGAGACCAGGAAGACAGCGGGTCTGTACATTTGGGGACCCCGGGTCCATCCAGCGGGGGCCTGGCCTCCCAGAGTGGTGACAACTCCAGTGACCAGG GAGATGGACTAGACACAAATGTGGCCTCTCCCAGTTCTGGGGGAGAGGACGAGGAGCTGGACCAGGAACGGCGGAAAAACAAGAAGAGAGGGATCTTCCCCAAGGTGGCCACCAACATCATGAGAGCCTGGCTGTTCCAGCACCTCTCG CACCCGTACCCCTCAGAGGAACAGAAGAAACAGCTGTCGCAGGACACGGGGCTCACCATCCTACAAGTCAACAACTG A
- the MEIS3 gene encoding homeobox protein Meis3 isoform X9 — MARRYDELPHYPGIVDSTAALAGFSEAVPSAPRAPGPYGPHRPPQPPPLGLDSDGLRREKDEIYGHPLFPLLALVFEKCELATCSPRDGAGTGLGTPPGSDVCSSDSFNEDIAAFAKQVRSERPLFSSNPELDNLMIQAIQVLRFHLLELEKGKMPIDLVIEDRDGGCKEDLDGYPASCPSLPDQNTVWIRDQEDSGSVHLGTPGPSSGGLASQSGDNSSDQGDGLDTNVASPSSGGEDEELDQERRKNKKRGIFPKVATNIMRAWLFQHLSHPYPSEEQKKQLSQDTGLTILQVNNWFINARRRIVQPMIDQSNRTGQGAAFSPEGHPMGGYTETQPQATVRPPGSMGMSLNLEGEWHYL; from the exons ATGGCCCGGAGG taCGATGAGCTGCCCCACTACCCCGGCATCGTGGACAGCACTGCAGCCCTGGCTGGCTTCTCGGAGGCAGTGCCCTCGGCACCGAGAGCCCCCGGGCCCTACGGCCCCCACCggcctccccagcccccgcccctggGCTTGGATAGTGATGGCctgaggagggagaaggatgAGATCTACGG ACACCCGCTCTTCCCTCTGCTGGCCCTGGTCTTTGAGAAATGTGAATTGGCCACGTGTTCTCCCCGTGATGGGGCTGGGACTGGGCTGGGCACACCCCCAGGCAGTGACGTATGCTCCTCCGATTCCTTCAATGAGGACATTGCAGCCTTTGCCAAGCAG gTCCGCTCCGAGAGGCCTCTCTTCTCCTCCAACCCGGAGCTGGACAATCTG ATGATACAGGCCATTCAAGTGCTCCGCTTCCACCTGCTGGAGCTGGAGAAG GGAAAGATGCCCATCGACCTGGTCATCGAGGATAGGGACGGCGGCTGCAAGGAGGATCTCGATGGCTACCCGGCCTCCTGCCCGAGCCTCCCAGATCAG AATACAGTATGGATTAGAGACCAGGAAGACAGCGGGTCTGTACATTTGGGGACCCCGGGTCCATCCAGCGGGGGCCTGGCCTCCCAGAGTGGTGACAACTCCAGTGACCAGG GAGATGGACTAGACACAAATGTGGCCTCTCCCAGTTCTGGGGGAGAGGACGAGGAGCTGGACCAGGAACGGCGGAAAAACAAGAAGAGAGGGATCTTCCCCAAGGTGGCCACCAACATCATGAGAGCCTGGCTGTTCCAGCACCTCTCG CACCCGTACCCCTCAGAGGAACAGAAGAAACAGCTGTCGCAGGACACGGGGCTCACCATCCTACAAGTCAACAACTG GTTCATTAATGCCCGGAGACGCATCGTGCAACCAATGATCGATCAATCCAACCGCACAG GGCAGGGTGCAGCCTTCAGCCCAGAGGGCCATCCCATGGGGGGCTACACGGAGACTCAGCCGCAAGCGACTGTCAGGCCCCCAG GATCAATGGGGATGAGTTTGAACTTAGAAGGAGAGTGGCATTATTTATAG
- the MEIS3 gene encoding homeobox protein Meis3 isoform X7, whose amino-acid sequence MARRYDELPHYPGIVDSTAALAGFSEAVPSAPRAPGPYGPHRPPQPPPLGLDSDGLRREKDEIYGHPLFPLLALVFEKCELATCSPRDGAGTGLGTPPGSDVCSSDSFNEDIAAFAKQVRSERPLFSSNPELDNLMIQAIQVLRFHLLELEKVHDLCDNFCHRYITCLKGKMPIDLVIEDRDGGCKEDLDGYPASCPSLPDQNTVWIRDQEDSGSVHLGTPGPSSGGLASQSGDNSSDQGDGLDTNVASPSSGGEDEELDQERRKNKKRGIFPKVATNIMRAWLFQHLSHPYPSEEQKKQLSQDTGLTILQVNNWFINARRRIVQPMIDQSNRTGQGAAFSPEGHPMGGYTETQPQATVRPPGSMGMSLNLEGEWHYL is encoded by the exons ATGGCCCGGAGG taCGATGAGCTGCCCCACTACCCCGGCATCGTGGACAGCACTGCAGCCCTGGCTGGCTTCTCGGAGGCAGTGCCCTCGGCACCGAGAGCCCCCGGGCCCTACGGCCCCCACCggcctccccagcccccgcccctggGCTTGGATAGTGATGGCctgaggagggagaaggatgAGATCTACGG ACACCCGCTCTTCCCTCTGCTGGCCCTGGTCTTTGAGAAATGTGAATTGGCCACGTGTTCTCCCCGTGATGGGGCTGGGACTGGGCTGGGCACACCCCCAGGCAGTGACGTATGCTCCTCCGATTCCTTCAATGAGGACATTGCAGCCTTTGCCAAGCAG gTCCGCTCCGAGAGGCCTCTCTTCTCCTCCAACCCGGAGCTGGACAATCTG ATGATACAGGCCATTCAAGTGCTCCGCTTCCACCTGCTGGAGCTGGAGAAG GTCCACGACCTGTGCGACAACTTCTGTCACCGCTACATCACCTGCCTCAAGGGAAAGATGCCCATCGACCTGGTCATCGAGGATAGGGACGGCGGCTGCAAGGAGGATCTCGATGGCTACCCGGCCTCCTGCCCGAGCCTCCCAGATCAG AATACAGTATGGATTAGAGACCAGGAAGACAGCGGGTCTGTACATTTGGGGACCCCGGGTCCATCCAGCGGGGGCCTGGCCTCCCAGAGTGGTGACAACTCCAGTGACCAGG GAGATGGACTAGACACAAATGTGGCCTCTCCCAGTTCTGGGGGAGAGGACGAGGAGCTGGACCAGGAACGGCGGAAAAACAAGAAGAGAGGGATCTTCCCCAAGGTGGCCACCAACATCATGAGAGCCTGGCTGTTCCAGCACCTCTCG CACCCGTACCCCTCAGAGGAACAGAAGAAACAGCTGTCGCAGGACACGGGGCTCACCATCCTACAAGTCAACAACTG GTTCATTAATGCCCGGAGACGCATCGTGCAACCAATGATCGATCAATCCAACCGCACAG GGCAGGGTGCAGCCTTCAGCCCAGAGGGCCATCCCATGGGGGGCTACACGGAGACTCAGCCGCAAGCGACTGTCAGGCCCCCAG GATCAATGGGGATGAGTTTGAACTTAGAAGGAGAGTGGCATTATTTATAG
- the MEIS3 gene encoding homeobox protein Meis3 isoform X6, with translation MARRYDELPHYPGIVDSTAALAGFSEAVPSAPRAPGPYGPHRPPQPPPLGLDSDGLRREKDEIYGHPLFPLLALVFEKCELATCSPRDGAGTGLGTPPGSDVCSSDSFNEDIAAFAKQVRSERPLFSSNPELDNLMIQAIQVLRFHLLELEKVHDLCDNFCHRYITCLKGKMPIDLVIEDRDGGCKEDLDGYPASCPSLPDQNTVWIRDQEDSGSVHLGTPGPSSGGLASQSGDNSSDQGDGLDTNVASPSSGGEDEELDQERRKNKKRGIFPKVATNIMRAWLFQHLSHPYPSEEQKKQLSQDTGLTILQVNNWFINARRRIVQPMIDQSNRTAGQGAAFSPEGHPMGGYTETQPQATVRPPGSMGMSLNLEGEWHYL, from the exons ATGGCCCGGAGG taCGATGAGCTGCCCCACTACCCCGGCATCGTGGACAGCACTGCAGCCCTGGCTGGCTTCTCGGAGGCAGTGCCCTCGGCACCGAGAGCCCCCGGGCCCTACGGCCCCCACCggcctccccagcccccgcccctggGCTTGGATAGTGATGGCctgaggagggagaaggatgAGATCTACGG ACACCCGCTCTTCCCTCTGCTGGCCCTGGTCTTTGAGAAATGTGAATTGGCCACGTGTTCTCCCCGTGATGGGGCTGGGACTGGGCTGGGCACACCCCCAGGCAGTGACGTATGCTCCTCCGATTCCTTCAATGAGGACATTGCAGCCTTTGCCAAGCAG gTCCGCTCCGAGAGGCCTCTCTTCTCCTCCAACCCGGAGCTGGACAATCTG ATGATACAGGCCATTCAAGTGCTCCGCTTCCACCTGCTGGAGCTGGAGAAG GTCCACGACCTGTGCGACAACTTCTGTCACCGCTACATCACCTGCCTCAAGGGAAAGATGCCCATCGACCTGGTCATCGAGGATAGGGACGGCGGCTGCAAGGAGGATCTCGATGGCTACCCGGCCTCCTGCCCGAGCCTCCCAGATCAG AATACAGTATGGATTAGAGACCAGGAAGACAGCGGGTCTGTACATTTGGGGACCCCGGGTCCATCCAGCGGGGGCCTGGCCTCCCAGAGTGGTGACAACTCCAGTGACCAGG GAGATGGACTAGACACAAATGTGGCCTCTCCCAGTTCTGGGGGAGAGGACGAGGAGCTGGACCAGGAACGGCGGAAAAACAAGAAGAGAGGGATCTTCCCCAAGGTGGCCACCAACATCATGAGAGCCTGGCTGTTCCAGCACCTCTCG CACCCGTACCCCTCAGAGGAACAGAAGAAACAGCTGTCGCAGGACACGGGGCTCACCATCCTACAAGTCAACAACTG GTTCATTAATGCCCGGAGACGCATCGTGCAACCAATGATCGATCAATCCAACCGCACAG CAGGGCAGGGTGCAGCCTTCAGCCCAGAGGGCCATCCCATGGGGGGCTACACGGAGACTCAGCCGCAAGCGACTGTCAGGCCCCCAG GATCAATGGGGATGAGTTTGAACTTAGAAGGAGAGTGGCATTATTTATAG
- the MEIS3 gene encoding homeobox protein Meis3 isoform X5: MGHRGPKGARLGHLGTVGQYDELPHYPGIVDSTAALAGFSEAVPSAPRAPGPYGPHRPPQPPPLGLDSDGLRREKDEIYGHPLFPLLALVFEKCELATCSPRDGAGTGLGTPPGSDVCSSDSFNEDIAAFAKQVRSERPLFSSNPELDNLMIQAIQVLRFHLLELEKVHDLCDNFCHRYITCLKGKMPIDLVIEDRDGGCKEDLDGYPASCPSLPDQNTVWIRDQEDSGSVHLGTPGPSSGGLASQSGDNSSDQGDGLDTNVASPSSGGEDEELDQERRKNKKRGIFPKVATNIMRAWLFQHLSHPYPSEEQKKQLSQDTGLTILQVNNWFINARRRIVQPMIDQSNRTGQGAAFSPEGHPMGGYTETQPQATVRPPGSMGMSLNLEGEWHYL; encoded by the exons ATGGGACATCGGGGGCCTAAGGGAGCAAGGCTGGGACACTTGGGGACAGTGGGGCAG taCGATGAGCTGCCCCACTACCCCGGCATCGTGGACAGCACTGCAGCCCTGGCTGGCTTCTCGGAGGCAGTGCCCTCGGCACCGAGAGCCCCCGGGCCCTACGGCCCCCACCggcctccccagcccccgcccctggGCTTGGATAGTGATGGCctgaggagggagaaggatgAGATCTACGG ACACCCGCTCTTCCCTCTGCTGGCCCTGGTCTTTGAGAAATGTGAATTGGCCACGTGTTCTCCCCGTGATGGGGCTGGGACTGGGCTGGGCACACCCCCAGGCAGTGACGTATGCTCCTCCGATTCCTTCAATGAGGACATTGCAGCCTTTGCCAAGCAG gTCCGCTCCGAGAGGCCTCTCTTCTCCTCCAACCCGGAGCTGGACAATCTG ATGATACAGGCCATTCAAGTGCTCCGCTTCCACCTGCTGGAGCTGGAGAAG GTCCACGACCTGTGCGACAACTTCTGTCACCGCTACATCACCTGCCTCAAGGGAAAGATGCCCATCGACCTGGTCATCGAGGATAGGGACGGCGGCTGCAAGGAGGATCTCGATGGCTACCCGGCCTCCTGCCCGAGCCTCCCAGATCAG AATACAGTATGGATTAGAGACCAGGAAGACAGCGGGTCTGTACATTTGGGGACCCCGGGTCCATCCAGCGGGGGCCTGGCCTCCCAGAGTGGTGACAACTCCAGTGACCAGG GAGATGGACTAGACACAAATGTGGCCTCTCCCAGTTCTGGGGGAGAGGACGAGGAGCTGGACCAGGAACGGCGGAAAAACAAGAAGAGAGGGATCTTCCCCAAGGTGGCCACCAACATCATGAGAGCCTGGCTGTTCCAGCACCTCTCG CACCCGTACCCCTCAGAGGAACAGAAGAAACAGCTGTCGCAGGACACGGGGCTCACCATCCTACAAGTCAACAACTG GTTCATTAATGCCCGGAGACGCATCGTGCAACCAATGATCGATCAATCCAACCGCACAG GGCAGGGTGCAGCCTTCAGCCCAGAGGGCCATCCCATGGGGGGCTACACGGAGACTCAGCCGCAAGCGACTGTCAGGCCCCCAG GATCAATGGGGATGAGTTTGAACTTAGAAGGAGAGTGGCATTATTTATAG